Proteins encoded in a region of the Synergistes jonesii genome:
- a CDS encoding IS256 family transposase: MARQRKLTPERKALIQSLLSHYKPEDAQDVQAMLRDLLGDTIQQMLEAEMDDHLGYSKYDYKNKHTDDSRNGYSPKTVTSSAGDIPIDVPRDRKGDFEPQSVKKNQTDISNIEDQVLSMYAKGMTTRDISAHLQSIYGVDASAEMISRMTDRILPIAKEWQNRPLAKKYAVVFMDAVHFNVRQDGRTVKKAVYVAIGTRLDGHREVLGLWVGGNESAKYWVGVLNEIRNRGTEDIFIISVDGLTGFADAISAVYPKAEIQRCIVHQIRYTTKFVSYKDIKAFMNDLKGVYQAPTLEQAEEGLDRLEEKWGSKYPSSVASWRNNWPQLSAYFKYPYELRRMIYTTNQIENYNRQLRKVTKTRTIFPSDDALFKLLYLATMDITEKWTGRDRDWSKILSQLCIYFEERIEPGDLE, from the coding sequence TGACACCGGAAAGAAAAGCGCTTATTCAGAGTCTCCTTTCCCACTACAAACCGGAAGACGCCCAGGACGTACAGGCTATGCTGAGGGATCTTCTCGGAGATACGATCCAGCAGATGCTGGAAGCCGAGATGGATGACCATCTCGGTTACAGCAAATATGACTACAAGAACAAGCATACAGATGACAGCCGCAACGGCTACAGCCCTAAAACAGTCACCTCTTCGGCCGGAGATATCCCGATCGACGTCCCCAGAGACCGCAAGGGTGACTTCGAACCGCAGTCAGTCAAAAAGAACCAGACCGATATCTCAAATATAGAGGATCAGGTCCTGTCCATGTATGCAAAAGGCATGACGACCCGGGATATCTCGGCTCACCTGCAGTCTATCTACGGTGTGGATGCCTCTGCTGAAATGATTTCGCGAATGACGGATCGAATTCTGCCGATTGCCAAAGAATGGCAGAACCGGCCGCTGGCCAAAAAGTATGCAGTCGTCTTTATGGACGCCGTGCATTTCAATGTGAGGCAGGACGGCCGAACCGTCAAGAAAGCCGTTTATGTTGCTATTGGGACAAGACTGGACGGGCATCGTGAAGTCCTTGGCCTGTGGGTCGGCGGAAATGAGAGCGCCAAGTACTGGGTCGGTGTCCTTAACGAGATCCGTAATCGCGGCACCGAAGATATTTTCATTATCTCCGTCGACGGCCTGACAGGCTTTGCAGATGCGATAAGCGCCGTATATCCCAAGGCCGAAATCCAGCGCTGCATTGTCCATCAGATCCGTTACACGACAAAATTCGTCTCTTACAAGGACATTAAGGCTTTTATGAATGATTTGAAGGGTGTCTATCAGGCTCCTACACTGGAGCAGGCCGAGGAAGGGCTTGACAGACTTGAAGAGAAGTGGGGCTCGAAATACCCGTCTTCGGTAGCGAGCTGGCGGAACAACTGGCCTCAGTTATCCGCTTATTTCAAGTATCCCTATGAGCTGCGCCGGATGATCTATACGACAAACCAGATCGAGAACTACAACCGGCAGCTCAGGAAAGTGACAAAAACACGTACGATCTTCCCCTCAGACGACGCCCTTTTCAAGCTCCTTTATCTTGCGACGATGGACATCACTGAAAAGTGGACCGGCAGGGACAGGGACTGGAGTAAAATTCTGTCACAGCTGTGCATTTACTTTGAGGAACGCATAGAACCCGGAGATCTGGAATAG